In Staphylococcus saccharolyticus, one genomic interval encodes:
- the betA gene encoding choline dehydrogenase has protein sequence MRRKRDSYDYVIIGGGSAGSVLGARLSEDKDKNVLVLEAGRSDYFWDLFIQMPAALMFPSGNPFYDWRYQTEEEPHMGRKVDHARGKVLGGSSSINGMIYQRGNPMDYEGWAEPEGMDTWDFAHCLPYFKKLETTYGATPYDKVRGHDGPIKLKRGPATNPLFKSFFNAGVEAGYHKTPDVNGYRQEGFGPFDSQVYHGRRMSASRAYLRPAMRRRNLEVETRAFVTKLNFDDDNSKKVTGVTFKKNGKEHTVQAKEVILSGGAFNTPQLLQLSGIGDSEFLKSKGIEPRMHLPGVGENFEDHLEVYIQHKCKQPVSLQPSLDVKRMPLIGLQWIFARKGAAASNHFEGGAFVRSNDEVDYPNLMFHFLPIAVRYDGQKAPVAHGYQVHVGPMYSNSRGSLKIKSKDPFEKPSIVFNYLSTKEDEREWVEAIRVARNILKQKAMDPFNGGEISPGPEVQTDEEILDWVRKDGETALHPSCSAKMGSSSDPMAVVDPLTMKVHGMENLRVVDASAMPRTTNGNIHAPILMLAEKAADIIRGRKPLEPQYVDYYKHGIDDEKAGAMEDDPFYQY, from the coding sequence ATGAGAAGAAAACGTGATTCATACGATTATGTCATTATAGGTGGCGGTAGTGCTGGTTCTGTACTTGGTGCACGTCTATCTGAAGATAAAGATAAAAATGTATTAGTTTTAGAAGCTGGACGTAGTGACTATTTTTGGGATTTATTTATTCAAATGCCAGCAGCATTAATGTTCCCTTCTGGTAACCCATTCTATGACTGGAGATATCAAACTGAAGAAGAACCTCATATGGGACGTAAAGTTGATCACGCGAGAGGTAAAGTATTAGGTGGTTCTAGTTCTATCAACGGTATGATTTATCAAAGAGGTAACCCAATGGATTATGAAGGCTGGGCAGAGCCAGAAGGTATGGATACTTGGGACTTTGCGCATTGTCTACCTTATTTTAAAAAGTTAGAAACAACTTATGGTGCAACACCTTATGATAAAGTTAGAGGTCACGATGGTCCTATTAAATTAAAACGTGGACCAGCAACTAATCCATTATTTAAATCTTTCTTTAATGCAGGTGTAGAAGCGGGCTATCATAAAACACCAGACGTTAATGGATATAGACAAGAAGGCTTTGGTCCATTTGATAGCCAAGTTTACCATGGTCGCCGTATGTCAGCATCAAGAGCATATTTACGCCCGGCTATGAGACGTAGAAATTTAGAAGTTGAAACACGTGCTTTCGTAACTAAATTGAACTTTGACGACGATAATAGTAAAAAAGTAACAGGTGTAACGTTTAAGAAAAATGGTAAAGAACATACTGTTCAAGCTAAAGAAGTTATTCTTTCAGGTGGTGCGTTTAATACACCTCAACTATTACAATTATCTGGTATTGGTGATTCAGAATTCTTAAAATCTAAAGGTATTGAACCACGTATGCATTTACCAGGTGTGGGGGAAAACTTCGAAGACCATTTAGAAGTTTATATCCAACATAAATGTAAACAACCTGTATCTTTACAACCAAGTTTAGATGTAAAACGTATGCCGTTGATTGGTTTACAATGGATTTTTGCACGTAAAGGTGCGGCAGCTTCTAACCATTTTGAAGGTGGCGCATTTGTAAGATCTAATGATGAAGTAGATTATCCAAACTTGATGTTCCATTTCTTACCAATTGCTGTACGTTATGATGGTCAAAAAGCACCAGTTGCTCATGGTTATCAAGTACACGTAGGACCTATGTACTCTAATTCAAGAGGTAGCTTAAAGATTAAATCTAAAGATCCATTCGAAAAGCCAAGTATTGTATTTAATTATTTATCAACTAAAGAAGACGAACGTGAATGGGTGGAAGCAATCAGAGTAGCACGCAATATTCTTAAACAAAAAGCTATGGATCCATTTAATGGTGGAGAAATTTCACCTGGACCTGAAGTACAAACAGATGAAGAAATCTTAGATTGGGTAAGAAAAGACGGTGAAACCGCATTACATCCGTCATGTAGCGCGAAAATGGGATCTTCTTCAGATCCTATGGCCGTTGTAGACCCATTAACAATGAAGGTTCACGGTATGGAAAATTTACGTGTCGTAGATGCTTCTGCAATGCCAAGAACAACAAATGGTAATATCCATGCTCCTATTCTTATGTTAGCTGAGAAAGCAGCTGATATTATTCGTGGAAGAAAACCACTTGAACCTCAATATGTTGATTATTATAAACATGGCATTGATGATGAAAAAGCAGGCGCAATGGAAGATGATCCATTCTACCAATATTAA
- a CDS encoding amidohydrolase encodes MNQDLIQRLREKEQKMIEIRRYLHEHPELSFHEITTPQYIAEFYQHKDCDVETNVGPNGVKVTIDSGNPGKTIAIRADFDALPIQEQTGLPFASMNEGVMHACGHDAHTAYMLILGESLIEMKDQLQGKVVIIHQPAEEMPLGGAQGMIKDGVLEGVDYVLGCTCDEYYGSRKSFLPSRICSNRTCLF; translated from the coding sequence ATGAATCAAGATTTAATCCAACGATTACGTGAAAAAGAACAAAAGATGATCGAAATCAGGCGTTATCTACATGAACACCCAGAATTATCGTTTCATGAAATAACAACGCCTCAATACATTGCGGAATTTTATCAACATAAAGATTGTGATGTTGAGACAAATGTTGGACCCAATGGAGTTAAAGTAACGATAGATAGTGGTAATCCAGGAAAGACGATAGCAATACGTGCAGACTTTGATGCTTTGCCAATTCAAGAACAAACAGGTTTACCATTTGCTTCTATGAATGAAGGAGTCATGCATGCGTGTGGACATGATGCGCATACTGCTTATATGCTAATTCTTGGAGAAAGTTTAATTGAAATGAAAGATCAGTTACAAGGTAAAGTGGTTATCATACATCAACCAGCTGAAGAAATGCCTCTGGGTGGTGCCCAAGGTATGATTAAAGATGGAGTGTTAGAAGGTGTGGATTATGTATTAGGTTGTACATGTGATGAGTACTATGGAAGCAGGAAAAGTTTTTTACCGTCAAGGATTTGTTCAAACAGGACGTGTTTATTTTAA
- a CDS encoding sterile alpha motif-like domain-containing protein: MSFYDFIQNFIGDQTPLGELASWINQDINFPIYETVTDNVLNYFNQLSCFDHERIEIVKRSLSLYEQSRI; this comes from the coding sequence GTGAGTTTTTATGATTTTATACAAAACTTCATTGGTGATCAAACACCTCTAGGCGAATTGGCTTCATGGATTAATCAAGATATTAATTTTCCAATATACGAAACAGTTACAGATAATGTACTTAACTATTTCAATCAATTATCATGTTTTGATCATGAACGTATAGAAATTGTTAAACGCTCACTATCACTTTATGAGCAGAGTAGAATTTAG
- a CDS encoding antibiotic biosynthesis monooxygenase family protein: MLINNIYKTYIIEETDDMFMIEKNNDKQYYGVLESIGLLSNHAFCVLNHLFVNEGHEEVFEERFLKRNKHLHEVAGFRALRFLRPKEEGRHYIIITLWDERQAFYDWQTSKAYAQTHKKCGTEKGVDHSIVNRELSYNIRIELKQLNHQVNHN; encoded by the coding sequence ATGTTAATTAATAATATTTATAAAACATATATTATAGAAGAAACTGATGACATGTTTATGATCGAGAAGAATAATGATAAGCAATATTATGGAGTATTAGAGTCTATAGGTCTATTATCTAATCATGCATTCTGCGTGTTGAACCATCTCTTTGTCAATGAAGGACATGAAGAAGTTTTCGAGGAACGTTTTTTAAAGAGAAATAAACATTTGCATGAAGTAGCTGGTTTTAGAGCTTTAAGATTTTTAAGACCTAAAGAGGAAGGCAGACATTATATTATCATCACATTGTGGGATGAACGCCAAGCATTTTATGATTGGCAAACGTCTAAAGCTTATGCTCAAACCCATAAGAAATGTGGCACGGAAAAAGGTGTTGATCATAGCATTGTTAATAGAGAATTATCTTACAATATAAGAATTGAACTAAAGCAACTTAACCATCAAGTTAATCATAACTAA
- the ppdK gene encoding pyruvate, phosphate dikinase, producing the protein MTQFVYAFNEGNISMKDLLGGKGANLSEMKRLGLPVPDGFTITTEACMSYLKHNEQLPTKVKTQLIDHLAAFSERTGKSFSSDDHLLLVSVRSGAKISMPGMMDTILNLGLNDDNVEKLAQKTNDARFAYDCYRRLLQMFGEVVYGIPMMAFDTYFNDFKNKHSYQSDAEIPAEGLKKICERYKEIYRKEAYKPFPQEPLKQLEEAVEAVFKSWNNDRARVYRELNDIPHDIGTAVNVQEMVFGNSGAKSGTGVAFTRNPVTGENRLFGEYLLNAQGEDVVAGIRTPKDTETLKEQMPDVHQEFVQVTKQLETHYKDMQDIEFTIENGKLYLLQTRNGKRTAKAAIKIAVDLVHEGLISRKESVSNVDVKFIDQLLHPNFNEEGLKQATVISKMGLPASPGAATGRVVFSAEEAKEQADAGHKVVLMRPETSPEDIEGMVSSEAIVTTHGGMTSHAAVVARGMGKCCVTGCSDVEIDTVNKTVYYPDGKLHEGDTISVDGSTGDLYLGAIETVDAEHSEEFDQFMSWSEDTARLQVRMNAETPQDIKAGYDFGAKGIGLVRTEHMFFGPERLIEMRRFILASNHEERVQALEKIKTYQVEDFEIIFKLSQDRPTIVRLLDPPLHEFLPSSEEDIQNVSQQLDVSPELLRKRIVDLSEVNPMLGHRGCRLAVTYPELYEMQVEAIIESVLKLQQEGVTCQPEIMIPLVSSVEEFTTLKARLVNMITQLENDSHQRVEYLMGTMIETPRACFIANELAQYCDFFSFGTNDLTQLTFGFSRDDAGKFINVYTENNILQLDPFQTLDTQGVGQLIQLAVEQAKRTKPEIKIGVCGELGGDAKSIRQFNQWDIDYVSCSPFRVPGAILATAQSQAEESER; encoded by the coding sequence ATGACACAATTCGTTTATGCATTTAATGAAGGAAATATTTCAATGAAAGATTTATTAGGAGGAAAAGGGGCTAATCTTTCAGAGATGAAACGATTAGGTTTGCCTGTTCCTGATGGTTTTACTATTACAACAGAAGCATGTATGAGTTATTTAAAACATAATGAACAATTACCAACTAAAGTTAAAACACAATTAATTGATCATTTGGCAGCTTTCTCTGAGAGAACTGGAAAATCATTTTCTTCTGATGATCATTTATTATTAGTTTCAGTACGTAGTGGAGCAAAAATTTCTATGCCTGGTATGATGGATACAATTCTCAATTTAGGTTTAAATGATGACAATGTAGAGAAACTTGCACAGAAAACCAATGATGCTCGTTTTGCTTATGATTGTTATCGACGATTATTACAAATGTTTGGGGAAGTGGTTTACGGTATTCCTATGATGGCATTTGATACATATTTTAATGATTTTAAAAATAAGCATAGTTATCAGAGTGATGCAGAAATACCTGCAGAAGGACTAAAAAAAATTTGTGAGAGATATAAAGAGATTTATCGAAAAGAGGCTTATAAACCGTTTCCACAAGAACCTTTAAAACAATTAGAAGAAGCTGTTGAAGCAGTATTTAAATCATGGAATAACGATCGTGCTCGCGTTTACAGAGAATTAAACGACATTCCGCATGATATTGGTACAGCTGTAAACGTTCAAGAGATGGTCTTTGGAAATAGTGGAGCAAAAAGTGGAACAGGTGTCGCATTTACTAGAAATCCAGTGACTGGAGAGAATCGATTATTCGGTGAGTACTTACTGAATGCACAGGGTGAAGATGTTGTAGCTGGTATTCGCACACCCAAGGATACAGAGACATTAAAAGAGCAAATGCCTGATGTACATCAAGAGTTTGTTCAAGTAACCAAACAACTTGAAACGCATTATAAAGATATGCAAGATATTGAATTTACCATCGAAAATGGCAAATTATATTTATTGCAAACACGTAATGGAAAACGTACAGCTAAAGCAGCAATTAAAATCGCTGTTGATTTAGTTCACGAAGGATTAATTAGTCGTAAAGAATCCGTATCAAACGTAGATGTTAAATTCATCGATCAATTGTTACACCCTAATTTTAATGAAGAAGGACTAAAACAAGCGACCGTTATATCTAAGATGGGCTTACCTGCGAGCCCTGGAGCTGCAACAGGTAGAGTGGTTTTCTCTGCAGAAGAAGCAAAAGAACAAGCAGATGCAGGCCACAAAGTGGTCTTAATGCGACCAGAAACATCTCCAGAAGATATTGAAGGAATGGTATCGAGTGAAGCAATAGTAACAACACATGGTGGAATGACATCACATGCCGCAGTTGTAGCAAGAGGTATGGGTAAATGTTGTGTGACTGGATGTTCAGATGTCGAAATTGATACAGTGAATAAAACAGTTTATTATCCAGATGGTAAATTGCATGAGGGAGATACTATATCTGTAGATGGCTCAACTGGTGACTTATATTTAGGTGCAATTGAGACAGTAGATGCTGAGCATAGTGAAGAATTCGATCAATTTATGTCATGGTCAGAAGATACTGCACGTCTTCAAGTAAGAATGAATGCAGAGACACCTCAAGATATTAAAGCAGGATACGATTTCGGGGCAAAAGGAATAGGATTAGTTCGTACTGAGCATATGTTCTTTGGACCAGAACGATTGATTGAAATGCGTCGTTTCATTTTAGCTTCAAATCATGAAGAGCGTGTTCAAGCGCTAGAAAAGATTAAAACATATCAAGTAGAAGATTTTGAAATAATCTTCAAATTATCTCAAGATCGTCCTACAATAGTACGTTTACTTGATCCACCATTACATGAGTTCTTACCATCATCTGAAGAAGATATTCAAAATGTGTCTCAACAACTTGATGTTTCACCAGAATTATTGCGTAAACGTATTGTAGATTTGAGCGAAGTGAATCCAATGTTAGGTCACAGAGGTTGTCGTCTAGCAGTGACGTATCCAGAGTTATATGAAATGCAAGTTGAGGCAATTATAGAAAGTGTCTTAAAGCTACAACAAGAGGGTGTGACGTGTCAGCCAGAAATTATGATTCCTCTTGTTTCATCTGTAGAAGAATTTACAACTTTAAAAGCACGCTTAGTTAACATGATAACTCAATTAGAAAATGATTCTCATCAACGCGTAGAGTACTTGATGGGGACAATGATTGAAACACCAAGAGCTTGCTTTATTGCAAATGAATTAGCACAATACTGTGATTTCTTTAGTTTTGGAACGAATGATTTAACACAATTAACATTTGGTTTCTCAAGAGATGATGCAGGAAAATTCATAAATGTGTATACTGAAAATAACATTTTACAGCTTGACCCATTCCAAACACTAGATACGCAAGGTGTAGGTCAATTGATTCAACTAGCAGTTGAACAAGCTAAACGTACTAAACCAGAAATTAAGATAGGTGTTTGTGGAGAATTAGGTGGAGATGCTAAATCTATACGTCAATTTAATCAATGGGATATTGATTATGTGTCATGTTCACCATTTAGAGTGCCAGGTGCGATTTTAGCAACAGCTCAAAGTCAAGCGGAGGAAAGCGAGCGATAA
- a CDS encoding pyruvate, water dikinase regulatory protein: protein MKGNNQVLKLFIVSDSIGETAQRMIHATLTQFPNLTQVEIKKFPYIKDEQEFLNILQLSEEQHAIVATTLVSESFNALGHLFAKEHNIPYVDYMSELISIIEQHAHETPLMESGALRKLNDEYFKRIEAIEYSVKYDDGKHFTDIGEADALIVGVSRTSKTPLSMYLANKGYKIANIPLVPEVAIPDNVFQQKGLKVFGLTASPKYIANIRRNRAETLGLYPESTYNNLERIKNELSYAEEIFKKLNATVINTEYKSIEESAFYIEKFLMQR, encoded by the coding sequence GTGAAGGGTAATAATCAAGTTTTAAAGTTATTTATTGTTTCTGATTCAATTGGAGAAACAGCACAACGTATGATACACGCAACATTGACACAATTCCCAAATTTAACACAAGTAGAAATTAAGAAATTCCCTTACATTAAAGATGAACAAGAATTTCTAAATATATTACAATTATCAGAGGAACAACATGCTATTGTTGCAACAACATTAGTGAGCGAATCATTTAATGCTTTAGGCCACTTGTTTGCTAAAGAACATAATATTCCTTATGTGGATTATATGTCAGAGTTAATAAGTATTATTGAGCAACATGCACATGAGACACCTTTAATGGAAAGTGGTGCTTTGCGTAAACTCAATGACGAATATTTTAAACGAATTGAGGCTATTGAATATTCTGTTAAATACGATGACGGTAAACACTTTACTGATATAGGTGAAGCGGATGCTTTAATCGTAGGGGTATCCCGTACATCTAAAACGCCATTAAGTATGTATCTGGCAAATAAAGGATATAAGATAGCAAATATTCCGCTCGTGCCTGAAGTAGCGATTCCAGATAATGTCTTTCAACAAAAAGGCTTAAAAGTATTTGGATTAACTGCGAGTCCAAAATATATTGCAAATATAAGACGTAATCGTGCAGAAACATTAGGTTTATATCCGGAATCTACGTATAACAATTTAGAGAGAATAAAAAATGAATTGTCATATGCAGAAGAAATTTTTAAAAAGTTAAACGCAACAGTGATTAACACTGAATATAAATCGATTGAAGAGTCTGCATTTTATATAGAGAAATTTTTAATGCAACGATAA
- the lqo gene encoding L-lactate dehydrogenase (quinone) — protein sequence MAKSDKKDVVLIGAGVLSTTFGSMLKAIAPDWDIHLYERLDRPGIESSNERNNAGTGHAALCELNYTVQQPDGSIDIEKAKEINEQFEISKQFWAHLVKSGAIKNPRDFINPLPHISFVRGKNNVKFLKDRYEAMKKFPMFDNIEYTEDIKEIRKWIPLMMKGRENNGGYMAASKIDEGTDVNYGELTRKMAQNLKDSSNVEVQYNHEVVDFERLSNGKWSVKIKNRNTGQVFEHQTDYVFIGAGGGAIPLLQKTGIPESKHLGGFPISGQFIVCTNPQVIDQHDAKVYGKEPLGTPPMTVPHLDTRYIDGERTLLFGPFANVGPKFLKNGSNLDLFKSIKPYNITTLLASAVKNLPLIKYSIDQVLMTKEGCMNHLRTFYPEARDEDWQVYTAGKRVQVIKDTEENGKGFIQFGTEVVNSEDHSVIALLGESPGASTSVSVTLEVIERNFPEYTHDWEPKINKMIPSYGESLIHDTQLMRKIRKQTSKDLELGFYDKTK from the coding sequence ATGGCTAAGTCTGACAAGAAAGACGTCGTTTTAATTGGTGCCGGTGTACTAAGTACAACATTCGGTTCTATGTTAAAAGCGATTGCGCCTGATTGGGATATTCATTTGTATGAACGTCTAGATCGTCCTGGTATTGAAAGTTCAAATGAACGTAATAATGCAGGTACAGGGCACGCAGCTTTATGTGAATTAAACTATACAGTTCAACAACCTGATGGTTCAATTGATATTGAAAAAGCTAAAGAAATCAATGAACAATTTGAAATCTCTAAACAATTTTGGGCTCATTTAGTAAAATCTGGAGCAATTAAAAATCCAAGAGATTTCATTAATCCATTACCACATATCAGTTTCGTTCGTGGTAAGAATAATGTGAAATTCTTAAAAGATCGTTACGAAGCTATGAAGAAATTCCCAATGTTCGATAATATCGAATATACTGAAGATATCAAAGAAATAAGAAAGTGGATTCCTTTAATGATGAAAGGCCGCGAGAATAATGGCGGTTACATGGCTGCAAGTAAAATCGATGAAGGTACAGACGTTAACTATGGCGAATTAACTCGTAAAATGGCTCAAAATCTTAAAGATTCATCAAATGTAGAAGTTCAGTACAATCATGAAGTTGTAGATTTTGAACGTTTATCTAACGGTAAATGGTCAGTTAAAATTAAAAATCGTAACACTGGTCAAGTCTTTGAACATCAAACTGATTATGTATTTATCGGTGCTGGCGGTGGCGCTATACCACTATTACAAAAAACTGGTATTCCTGAAAGCAAGCATTTGGGTGGATTTCCAATTAGTGGTCAATTTATTGTTTGTACTAACCCACAAGTTATTGATCAACACGATGCCAAAGTATATGGTAAAGAACCACTAGGCACACCACCTATGACTGTACCTCACTTAGATACACGCTATATTGATGGCGAAAGAACATTATTATTTGGACCATTTGCAAACGTTGGTCCTAAATTCTTAAAAAATGGTTCTAACTTAGATTTATTTAAATCAATTAAACCATATAACATCACAACTTTACTTGCATCTGCAGTTAAAAACTTACCATTAATCAAATACTCAATCGATCAAGTATTAATGACTAAAGAAGGTTGTATGAACCACTTACGTACATTCTACCCTGAAGCTCGTGATGAAGATTGGCAAGTGTATACTGCAGGTAAACGTGTTCAAGTGATTAAGGATACTGAAGAAAACGGTAAAGGATTTATCCAATTCGGTACAGAAGTTGTCAACTCTGAAGATCACTCTGTTATCGCATTATTAGGTGAATCACCAGGGGCATCAACTTCTGTTTCTGTAACATTAGAAGTAATAGAACGTAACTTCCCTGAATATACTCACGATTGGGAACCAAAAATTAATAAAATGATTCCATCTTATGGTGAATCATTAATTCACGATACTCAATTAATGAGAAAAATCCGTAAGCAAACCTCTAAAGATCTTGAATTAGGTTTCTACGATAAAACAAAATAA
- a CDS encoding fructose bisphosphate aldolase encodes MNKEQLEKMTNGKGFIAALDQSGGSTPKALKEYGVNEDQYSNEDEMFQLVHDMRTRVVTSPSFSPDKILGAILFEQTMDREVEGKYTGDYLADKDVVPFLKVDKGLAEEQNGVQLMKPIDDLDETLDRANERHIFGTKMRSNILELNEQGIKDVVEQQFEFAKKIIAKGLVPIIEPEVNINAKDKAEIEKVLKAEIKKGLDSLNDDQLVMLKLTIPTEANLYKELADHPNVVRVVVLSGGYSRDEANKLLKDNDELIASFSRALASDLRASQSQEEFDKALGNAVNSIYDASVNKN; translated from the coding sequence ATGAATAAAGAACAATTAGAAAAAATGACTAATGGTAAAGGATTCATTGCTGCATTGGACCAAAGTGGTGGTAGTACACCTAAAGCACTTAAAGAATATGGTGTGAACGAAGACCAATATAGTAATGAAGATGAAATGTTCCAACTTGTTCATGATATGCGTACTCGCGTTGTCACTTCACCTTCATTTTCACCTGATAAAATCTTAGGTGCAATTTTATTCGAACAAACTATGGATCGTGAAGTTGAAGGTAAATACACTGGAGACTATTTAGCAGATAAAGATGTTGTTCCTTTCTTAAAAGTCGACAAAGGTCTTGCTGAAGAGCAAAACGGTGTGCAATTAATGAAACCTATTGATGACTTAGATGAAACATTGGATCGTGCAAATGAACGCCATATCTTTGGTACAAAAATGCGTTCAAACATCCTTGAACTCAATGAACAAGGAATCAAAGACGTTGTTGAACAACAATTTGAATTCGCTAAAAAAATCATCGCTAAAGGTTTAGTACCTATCATCGAACCTGAAGTTAATATTAACGCTAAAGATAAAGCTGAAATTGAGAAAGTTTTAAAAGCGGAAATCAAAAAAGGCTTGGATTCTTTAAACGATGATCAATTAGTAATGTTAAAATTAACTATTCCTACTGAAGCTAACTTATATAAAGAATTAGCTGACCATCCTAATGTTGTACGTGTAGTAGTATTATCTGGTGGTTACAGCAGAGATGAAGCTAACAAATTATTAAAAGACAATGACGAATTAATCGCAAGTTTCTCACGTGCATTAGCTAGTGACTTACGTGCTAGCCAATCACAAGAAGAATTTGATAAAGCTTTAGGTAATGCTGTAAATTCTATCTATGATGCATCTGTAAACAAAAACTAA
- a CDS encoding LPXTG cell wall anchor domain-containing protein — MNKVSLIATTVLTGTLLFTSTNVTEAKADEVTANNAKDIAMQAMKDSGGNPNLQNFKAVKDKGDYYEIGVNNKSDADIGTYKVFKDGEVQYKSGHFGNYSSLSTGNCYTGQGITTKSYHAPQHAFHKEPAVDSTRELNSFYVGDVQSTDLPEETQNTLPDTGKQSNQLFNNVIAGSSLLVGGLLIVRRRHSSKIS; from the coding sequence GTGAACAAGGTTTCTCTTATTGCAACAACTGTTTTAACTGGAACATTACTGTTTACGAGTACAAATGTGACAGAAGCAAAAGCGGATGAGGTAACAGCTAACAATGCAAAAGATATAGCTATGCAAGCTATGAAAGATAGCGGTGGCAATCCCAACTTACAAAATTTTAAAGCCGTGAAAGATAAAGGGGACTATTACGAAATAGGTGTTAATAATAAATCTGACGCTGACATCGGCACTTACAAAGTTTTTAAAGACGGTGAAGTACAATATAAAAGTGGTCACTTTGGAAATTACAGTAGTTTAAGTACTGGTAATTGTTATACAGGTCAAGGAATTACCACTAAATCTTATCACGCACCTCAACATGCCTTTCATAAAGAACCAGCAGTTGATTCAACAAGAGAACTTAATTCATTCTACGTGGGAGATGTGCAATCTACCGATTTACCAGAAGAAACTCAAAATACATTGCCAGACACAGGTAAACAATCAAATCAACTTTTCAACAATGTGATTGCAGGTTCATCATTATTAGTTGGTGGATTATTGATTGTTCGACGTCGTCATTCAAGTAAAATCTCATAA
- the cidR gene encoding cidABC operon transcriptional activator CidR, which translates to MEIKQIKYFVEVVRQGGMTQASEHLYIAQSTISKAIKNIENEYDITLFDRSQKQIKLTDIGQTFYDNSLEFLALFEKLSLEMNDVVNVQKGHIKIGLSPMMNVQMFTSALNQFHRLYPNVTYEVIEGGGKIVENLTSNDDVDIGITTLPVDHSEFHSTPLYNEELLLVVSNDHHLSHLNKVDMADLIDEEFVLFHDDYYLKDQIIENCKRLGFFPKTVANISQISFIANMIQQGIGISVVPESLFKLMGYNVTAIQLENVELSWHLGVIWRKDAYLNYVTRKWIEFISELEPL; encoded by the coding sequence ATGGAAATAAAACAAATTAAATATTTTGTGGAAGTTGTACGCCAAGGCGGGATGACACAAGCTTCAGAACACCTATATATTGCTCAATCAACAATAAGTAAAGCAATCAAAAATATTGAAAATGAATACGATATCACTTTGTTTGACCGTTCTCAAAAACAAATTAAACTTACAGATATAGGTCAAACTTTCTACGATAATAGTCTAGAGTTTCTTGCATTATTCGAAAAACTATCCTTAGAAATGAATGATGTTGTAAACGTTCAAAAAGGTCATATTAAAATAGGATTGTCCCCAATGATGAACGTTCAAATGTTTACAAGTGCATTGAATCAGTTTCACAGATTATACCCGAACGTTACTTATGAGGTCATAGAGGGTGGAGGTAAAATAGTAGAAAACTTAACTTCTAATGACGATGTTGATATTGGTATCACTACGTTGCCAGTAGATCATAGTGAATTTCACTCTACACCTCTATATAATGAAGAATTACTTTTAGTAGTAAGTAATGATCATCATCTTTCTCATTTAAATAAAGTGGATATGGCAGATTTGATAGATGAGGAATTTGTGCTCTTTCACGATGATTACTATTTAAAGGATCAAATTATCGAGAACTGTAAAAGACTTGGTTTTTTCCCGAAAACAGTAGCTAATATTTCGCAAATAAGTTTTATAGCTAATATGATTCAACAAGGTATCGGTATTAGTGTTGTTCCAGAAAGCTTATTTAAATTAATGGGATACAATGTTACTGCAATTCAGTTAGAAAATGTTGAGCTTTCTTGGCATTTAGGAGTGATATGGAGAAAAGATGCATATTTAAATTATGTAACTCGAAAATGGATAGAGTTTATTTCTGAACTTGAACCACTATAA